A single region of the Changchengzhania lutea genome encodes:
- a CDS encoding sugar porter family MFS transporter encodes MSKKLILIAFVVSLGGFLFGFDAGIISGVMSYAGPEFNLSEGQIGWVVSSPSFAAMIAMLFCGRLSDIIGRKKILLTVAFLYALSALFSAYATSFEMLYIARMVGGLAFGSALVLAPMYIAEVSTAENRGKLVSVQQLNIVLGFFAAFLSNYFFNKYNTVDSTFLMDDNVWRWMLGVELIPAILYFATLFFVPRSPRWLCLKNKFNEAKIILNQIHGEARGEIEIGFIEKNINEDKNKSKVVLKDLLKKSLRFILIVGLVVGILQQVTGINAVYFYATSIFKQTGIGTDAAFSSGVLLSTVTVIFTFVAMYLIDRMGRRPLLLIGTAGIALSLLLCAYGFKQATYTLTTEEITSFEFSGANKLEPYANKAYDNDVDFKNDMKLALGNQVYSKNDGTILEAATTMNATLVLIGILGFIACFAFSLGPVMWVLLSELYPIKYRGLAIGVIAFLNSLISSLVQLFFPWELSNFGNALSFFIFGAIAVVGFFVLLKILPETKGKSLEQIERELVTN; translated from the coding sequence ATGTCTAAAAAACTAATACTTATTGCATTTGTAGTATCCCTTGGAGGTTTTCTTTTTGGATTTGATGCGGGTATTATCTCTGGCGTCATGTCTTATGCGGGACCAGAATTTAATTTAAGCGAAGGGCAAATTGGCTGGGTAGTAAGTTCACCTTCTTTTGCAGCTATGATTGCCATGCTTTTTTGCGGGAGGCTGAGCGATATTATTGGTAGAAAGAAAATTCTATTGACAGTGGCTTTTTTATATGCACTTTCTGCATTGTTTTCGGCTTATGCGACATCTTTTGAAATGCTTTATATAGCAAGAATGGTTGGTGGTTTAGCATTTGGCTCCGCACTTGTTTTGGCACCCATGTATATTGCAGAAGTATCTACAGCAGAAAACAGAGGAAAACTGGTGTCTGTTCAGCAACTAAATATTGTACTTGGTTTTTTTGCTGCGTTTTTAAGCAACTATTTTTTTAATAAATACAATACTGTAGATAGTACATTTTTAATGGATGACAATGTATGGAGATGGATGCTAGGAGTCGAGCTAATTCCGGCAATCCTTTATTTTGCCACCTTATTTTTTGTGCCTCGAAGTCCGCGGTGGTTATGTTTAAAAAATAAGTTCAATGAGGCAAAAATAATTCTTAATCAAATTCATGGGGAAGCTAGAGGTGAAATTGAAATAGGATTCATTGAAAAAAATATCAACGAAGATAAAAACAAATCAAAAGTAGTTCTTAAAGATTTACTCAAAAAATCATTGCGATTTATTTTAATCGTTGGTCTTGTGGTTGGAATACTTCAGCAGGTAACCGGTATTAATGCGGTTTATTTTTATGCGACATCCATTTTTAAACAAACAGGTATTGGTACAGATGCAGCCTTCTCATCAGGCGTTTTATTAAGTACGGTAACAGTAATTTTTACTTTTGTAGCAATGTATTTAATTGATAGAATGGGCAGAAGACCATTATTATTAATTGGTACGGCAGGTATTGCTTTAAGTCTATTGCTCTGCGCCTACGGGTTTAAACAAGCAACTTATACACTTACCACTGAAGAAATAACAAGTTTTGAATTTTCTGGAGCTAATAAGTTGGAACCTTATGCAAACAAAGCATATGATAATGATGTAGATTTTAAAAACGATATGAAATTGGCTTTAGGAAATCAAGTGTATAGTAAAAATGACGGCACTATTTTAGAAGCTGCAACCACTATGAATGCTACTTTAGTTTTGATAGGTATTTTAGGGTTTATTGCATGTTTTGCATTTTCATTAGGTCCCGTTATGTGGGTGTTGCTTTCGGAACTTTATCCAATAAAATACAGAGGCCTTGCAATAGGTGTTATAGCATTTTTGAATTCTTTAATAAGTTCCCTTGTACAACTTTTTTTCCCATGGGAACTATCAAATTTTGGAAATGCATTGAGTTTTTTCATATTTGGAGCAATCGCAGTTGTAGGTTTCTTTGTATTGTTAAAAATACTGCCAGAAACCAAAGGAAAATCTTTAGAACAAATAGAAAGGGAATTAGTTACAAATTAA
- a CDS encoding PKD domain-containing protein — protein MKKLIKTFKYISVLILALSFVGCEDDDVVLPKVTAGFTYTLNSDTGVVTFINTSENANTYAWDLGDTSGSTLINPVKAYENGTYTIVLEANNVSGATDTFEDEITILIPEIATLPITFDGENTKYEAEVFNGASFEVVDNPAPGGANASTSKVGAITNSGAAFEGFYIDLGTQIDLTTDKTIKVIFWSNTAVDVLLKLEEGTAAASEATASHGGTGWEEIYFTFDSAASYSRFTMFVDGPGTTSGTFYIDDISQIATADIPCLETELELPIDFDCNGIAYTDKIVGNVSFDVVDNPELSGINSEASKVGKITNVGANWENAFFNLDTALDLSTDKGIKFKFFSDQALPLKLKLEDGTEAAIEVDVNHTGTGWEELTFAFTSSASYNDVVLFVDGPGTAAGIFYIDDIEQVSVTPTSPACTDTALVLPIDFDCDGIDYESKRVAGDIGFSIIDNPQVNGINAVATKVGEIVNIGNNWENLNFTLDTPIDFSTDKSIKLKLYSTQSLPIKLKVEGGGTPVENDQNHGGTGWEELTFTLATSESFSNLIVFIDGPGNAVGTFYIDDIEQVASGGGGTACTDTTLELAIDFDCESIDYESKRVAGDIGFSIIDNPQVNGINAVATKVGEIVNIGNNWENLNFTLDTPIDFSTDKSIKLKLYSTQSLPIKLKVEGGGTPVENDQNHVGTGWEELIFTLATSESFSNIIVFIDGPGNAVGTFYIDDIEQVASGGGGTGCTIDPPTGELLANGGFEANSGDGACWQFNLGGGTAAVSTEQVNTGTYSAKLTTGANQAPNIKMERFASSITGGVTVQVSFKYRFTTALGTGSILQVLAFSELSAGAVEHNLGNAPDTPLDTWNTFTQTFVTDGNIDGNISLLLQLTGSGNADGGGVVYIDDVQVTQL, from the coding sequence ATGAAAAAATTAATTAAAACATTTAAATATATATCAGTTTTGATATTGGCGTTATCCTTTGTAGGTTGTGAAGATGACGATGTAGTTTTACCAAAAGTTACTGCTGGTTTCACTTACACATTAAATAGCGATACTGGTGTAGTAACATTTATAAACACTTCAGAAAATGCTAATACATATGCATGGGATTTAGGTGATACTAGTGGATCTACTCTTATTAATCCAGTTAAAGCTTATGAGAATGGGACATATACTATTGTTTTAGAAGCAAACAATGTTTCTGGAGCAACAGATACTTTTGAAGATGAAATAACTATTTTAATTCCTGAAATAGCAACATTGCCTATTACTTTTGATGGTGAAAATACTAAATATGAGGCCGAGGTATTTAATGGAGCATCTTTCGAAGTCGTTGATAACCCAGCACCTGGAGGTGCAAATGCAAGTACTTCTAAAGTAGGAGCAATTACAAATAGTGGTGCTGCTTTTGAAGGTTTTTATATAGATTTAGGCACTCAAATAGATTTAACAACAGACAAAACTATTAAAGTCATTTTTTGGTCTAATACGGCAGTAGATGTTTTATTAAAATTAGAAGAAGGTACAGCTGCAGCATCAGAAGCAACGGCTAGCCACGGTGGTACAGGCTGGGAAGAAATTTATTTCACGTTCGATTCTGCCGCGAGTTATTCTAGATTTACCATGTTTGTTGATGGTCCAGGAACTACTTCTGGAACGTTTTATATAGATGATATTTCTCAGATCGCAACTGCTGACATACCATGTTTAGAAACAGAACTTGAATTACCAATAGATTTTGATTGTAATGGTATTGCATATACAGATAAAATTGTTGGTAATGTATCTTTTGATGTTGTTGATAATCCAGAACTTTCAGGCATTAATAGCGAGGCTTCTAAAGTTGGAAAAATTACAAATGTTGGAGCTAATTGGGAAAATGCTTTCTTTAATCTTGATACAGCTTTAGATCTTTCAACAGACAAAGGCATTAAATTCAAATTCTTTTCAGATCAAGCGTTGCCTCTAAAATTAAAATTAGAAGATGGCACAGAAGCCGCAATTGAGGTTGATGTAAACCATACAGGTACTGGATGGGAAGAGTTAACATTTGCATTTACCTCTTCAGCATCATATAACGATGTGGTATTATTTGTTGACGGTCCTGGAACGGCTGCTGGAATATTTTATATAGATGATATAGAGCAAGTTTCAGTAACACCAACGTCTCCAGCGTGTACAGACACTGCACTAGTATTACCAATAGATTTTGATTGTGATGGTATAGATTATGAATCAAAAAGAGTTGCGGGAGACATAGGTTTTAGTATCATAGATAATCCACAAGTAAATGGAATCAATGCTGTAGCTACTAAAGTTGGTGAGATTGTTAATATAGGAAATAATTGGGAAAACCTTAATTTTACCTTAGACACTCCTATTGACTTTTCAACAGACAAATCGATAAAACTTAAGTTATATTCAACACAAAGTCTACCTATAAAATTAAAAGTAGAGGGTGGCGGAACCCCAGTTGAAAACGATCAAAACCATGGAGGAACAGGATGGGAAGAGTTAACATTTACGCTTGCAACGTCAGAATCGTTTAGTAATTTAATTGTATTTATAGATGGCCCAGGTAACGCGGTAGGCACTTTTTATATTGATGATATTGAGCAAGTTGCTAGTGGCGGCGGTGGTACTGCGTGTACAGACACCACACTAGAATTAGCAATAGATTTTGATTGTGAAAGTATTGATTATGAATCAAAAAGAGTTGCAGGAGATATAGGTTTTAGTATCATAGATAATCCACAAGTAAATGGAATCAATGCTGTAGCTACCAAAGTTGGTGAGATTGTTAATATAGGAAATAATTGGGAAAACCTTAATTTTACCTTAGACACTCCTATTGACTTTTCAACAGACAAATCGATAAAACTTAAGTTATATTCAACACAAAGTCTACCTATAAAATTAAAAGTAGAGGGTGGCGGAACCCCAGTTGAAAACGATCAAAACCATGTAGGAACAGGATGGGAAGAGTTAATATTTACGCTTGCAACGTCAGAATCGTTTAGCAATATAATTGTATTTATAGATGGTCCAGGTAATGCGGTAGGCACTTTTTATATTGATGATATTGAGCAAGTTGCTAGTGGTGGTGGCGGTACTGGCTGCACTATTGATCCTCCTACTGGAGAATTGCTTGCTAACGGTGGCTTTGAAGCTAATAGTGGCGATGGTGCTTGCTGGCAGTTTAATTTAGGCGGAGGTACAGCTGCTGTGAGTACTGAACAAGTCAACACTGGAACATATTCTGCAAAATTAACTACTGGAGCAAACCAGGCACCTAATATAAAAATGGAGCGTTTTGCATCATCTATTACTGGAGGAGTAACAGTTCAGGTTAGTTTTAAATATAGATTTACAACGGCTCTTGGAACGGGTTCTATATTACAAGTTTTAGCATTTTCAGAACTTTCAGCTGGAGCGGTAGAGCATAATCTAGGTAATGCACCTGATACACCTTTAGATACTTGGAATACATTTACACAAACATTTGTTACTGATGGCAATATTGATGGCAATATTTCATTGCTATTACAGCTTACAGGTAGTGGGAATGCCGATGGTGGTGGCGTTGTATATATTGATGATGTTCAAGTAACTCAATTGTAG
- a CDS encoding glycoside hydrolase family 16 protein, with the protein MNKKNKYKIKEKAFLFMSFLLVAVLVIYSCETDETQTVAKFKELVWADEFDVDGVPNPTIWGYDTGTGFDGWGNNELQFYTSRSQNVTVQNGLLLITAQKESFQNASYTSARLSTKGLFEQRYGRFEARIKLPAGSGLWPAFWLLGADCEDVGEQIDSNWPQCGEIDIMEYRRKEPTTISGTVHGPGYSGLTDPQGQITKSYDLEERLDAGFHIFGIEWGTEYINFYVDDVLYNQITPADLKVTPANETGELGEWVFNKPYYIILNLAVGGEFPGNPDSDEIFPQTMLVDYVRVYKNNNTKKTRQ; encoded by the coding sequence ATGAATAAAAAAAATAAATATAAAATAAAGGAAAAAGCTTTTCTGTTTATGTCTTTTCTATTGGTAGCGGTTTTAGTTATCTACAGTTGTGAAACAGATGAAACACAAACAGTGGCAAAGTTTAAAGAGCTTGTTTGGGCAGACGAATTTGATGTTGATGGAGTTCCGAATCCCACTATTTGGGGTTACGATACTGGAACAGGCTTTGACGGCTGGGGGAATAATGAGTTACAATTTTATACAAGCCGTTCGCAAAATGTAACCGTACAGAATGGTTTATTGCTTATTACGGCTCAGAAAGAGAGCTTTCAAAATGCCTCATATACTTCAGCAAGACTTTCCACCAAGGGATTATTTGAACAACGCTACGGACGTTTTGAAGCACGAATAAAACTTCCAGCTGGTTCTGGTTTATGGCCTGCCTTTTGGTTACTAGGAGCAGATTGTGAGGATGTTGGAGAGCAAATTGATTCTAATTGGCCGCAATGTGGCGAAATTGACATCATGGAATATAGAAGAAAAGAGCCAACCACTATTAGCGGAACGGTACACGGACCTGGATACTCAGGATTAACAGATCCTCAAGGTCAAATCACTAAAAGCTATGATTTAGAAGAGCGGCTAGATGCAGGGTTCCACATTTTTGGTATTGAATGGGGTACTGAATACATTAACTTCTATGTAGATGACGTATTATATAACCAAATAACGCCTGCGGATCTTAAAGTAACACCAGCAAATGAAACTGGAGAGTTAGGTGAATGGGTATTTAACAAACCATATTATATCATTTTAAATTTGGCTGTTGGCGGTGAATTCCCTGGAAATCCAGATAGCGACGAAATATTTCCACAAACCATGCTCGTAGATTACGTAAGAGTTTATAAAAATAATAACACTAAAAAAACAAGACAATGA
- a CDS encoding glycoside hydrolase family 2 TIM barrel-domain containing protein encodes MKNIFTLGLCFIIVMGCKNDKSEQNITKLELNTLEKKAAKVTLNNTDGKYQLLVNNEPFYINGAGCEFGNIAALAKHNGNSFRTWRTDNGKQSGKEVLDAAHKNGLMVTMGIEVARERHGFDYNDEAAVKNQKERIRKEVLEFKDHPALLIWAIGNELNLRATNPKVWDAVNDISKMIHDIDPNHLTTTTLAGISQKEINLIKERCPDVDILSIQLYGAIERLPKEIKQFGWTGPYMVTEWGATGHWEVPKTSWNAPIEENSTLKAANYLKRYQIAIASDTAQCLGSYVFLWGQKQERTPTWYGVFIEDGKETESVDVMHYIWTKQWPENRTPQIESFTLNNKTAYEDVIIDSEKEMSAFVKIRDFEKDSISYSWEILHESTDLKDGGDLEMRPENVDIKIINNNNGELKFIVPEKGQYRLFVFADDGYNHAATANIPFKVE; translated from the coding sequence ATGAAAAATATTTTTACACTAGGTCTTTGCTTCATAATTGTTATGGGTTGTAAAAATGATAAATCTGAACAAAATATAACAAAATTAGAGTTGAATACATTAGAAAAAAAAGCGGCTAAAGTAACTTTAAATAACACTGATGGAAAGTACCAGTTATTAGTTAATAACGAACCTTTTTATATAAACGGCGCAGGCTGTGAGTTTGGAAATATTGCTGCCTTAGCTAAACATAACGGAAATTCATTTCGAACATGGCGCACGGATAATGGCAAACAAAGTGGAAAAGAAGTTTTAGACGCCGCTCATAAAAATGGTTTAATGGTAACCATGGGAATTGAAGTGGCTAGAGAACGCCATGGTTTTGATTATAATGATGAAGCAGCAGTAAAAAATCAAAAAGAGCGCATAAGAAAAGAAGTCTTGGAATTCAAGGACCATCCAGCTTTGTTAATTTGGGCTATTGGGAATGAATTAAATTTAAGAGCTACAAACCCTAAAGTCTGGGATGCGGTCAACGATATTTCAAAAATGATTCATGACATAGACCCAAATCATTTAACCACGACTACCCTCGCTGGAATATCTCAAAAGGAAATTAATCTTATTAAAGAACGCTGTCCAGATGTCGATATTTTATCGATCCAGTTGTACGGTGCAATAGAAAGGTTGCCAAAAGAGATAAAGCAATTTGGATGGACCGGTCCCTATATGGTTACAGAATGGGGAGCGACAGGACATTGGGAAGTTCCAAAAACATCATGGAATGCGCCTATTGAAGAAAACAGCACATTAAAAGCCGCTAACTACTTAAAACGATATCAAATTGCTATAGCGTCCGATACGGCACAGTGTTTAGGATCTTATGTGTTTTTATGGGGACAAAAACAAGAGCGAACACCTACTTGGTATGGTGTATTTATAGAGGATGGTAAAGAAACAGAATCTGTAGATGTGATGCATTATATATGGACTAAGCAATGGCCAGAAAACAGAACGCCACAAATAGAATCTTTTACCCTAAATAACAAAACAGCTTATGAAGATGTTATAATTGATTCTGAAAAAGAAATGTCAGCATTTGTTAAAATTAGAGATTTTGAAAAAGACAGTATTTCGTATTCATGGGAGATTTTACATGAAAGCACAGATTTAAAGGATGGTGGAGACTTGGAAATGCGACCGGAAAATGTAGACATTAAAATAATAAATAATAATAACGGAGAATTAAAATTTATAGTACCAGAAAAAGGACAGTATCGTTTATTTGTGTTTGCAGATGATGGATATAATCATGCGGCAACTGCAAATATCCCATTTAAAGTTGAATAA
- a CDS encoding glycosyl hydrolase family 16, with translation MKNIKFTYTKMIFLLGCIFTMVVGCERELSDEAVFATFGNTAEIFTDDPVGLTDQFFVSFDPATGANVDGFGVDDNVSYEGNSSIRIDVPSSVDPVGTYIGGIFRDRGEGRDLTSYNALTFWAKGSTTATVGEVGFGTTFGDDFPEGVVEDKYAALTQNIQLSTDWKKYIIPIPDASKLLKEKGMFLFSAGSQSTGGMGYTFWIDELKFEKVGSVSQPRPIILGGEDAVLQTFTGSEIDLSASGLQPKYNVDGRDIIVTAAPGYFNFISSNTDVAIVDEKGIISINGVGTTEITAELAGIKAQGTLTITSSGALAIAPVPTRPAANVKSIYSDAYTSVTESSFNPGFGGSTTQTADIGPTGQKVKLYTNNNFTGIVFNNTVDASTLTHLHIDIYSEKVGTSINIQIRDVGANGEIETNVFTGNPDGDDKDKRFDATGLTVGSWTSIDIPLNAGLDTQKNNLGAIILAGGPDFILDNIYFYKE, from the coding sequence ATGAAAAATATAAAATTTACATATACAAAAATGATATTCCTACTTGGTTGCATTTTTACAATGGTAGTAGGTTGTGAAAGAGAACTATCTGATGAAGCAGTTTTTGCCACATTTGGAAATACTGCCGAAATATTTACTGATGATCCTGTTGGACTTACGGATCAATTCTTTGTGTCATTTGATCCTGCGACGGGTGCTAATGTAGACGGATTTGGTGTGGATGATAATGTGTCTTATGAAGGCAATTCATCTATTAGAATTGATGTTCCTTCTAGTGTGGATCCTGTGGGAACTTATATAGGTGGTATCTTTAGAGACCGAGGTGAGGGAAGAGATTTAACTAGTTATAATGCCCTTACGTTTTGGGCAAAAGGCTCTACCACAGCAACAGTTGGCGAGGTAGGTTTTGGGACAACTTTTGGGGATGATTTTCCAGAAGGTGTTGTTGAAGACAAGTATGCGGCATTGACGCAAAATATTCAACTATCTACAGATTGGAAAAAATATATTATTCCAATTCCTGATGCTTCCAAATTATTAAAAGAAAAAGGAATGTTTCTTTTTTCTGCAGGATCACAAAGTACTGGTGGGATGGGATATACCTTTTGGATAGACGAACTTAAATTTGAAAAAGTAGGATCGGTTTCTCAACCAAGACCAATTATATTAGGTGGAGAAGATGCGGTATTACAAACATTTACAGGAAGTGAAATTGATCTTTCAGCATCAGGGTTACAACCAAAATATAATGTCGACGGAAGAGATATAATAGTTACCGCGGCACCTGGATATTTTAATTTTATATCGTCTAATACTGATGTTGCCATTGTAGATGAGAAAGGAATAATAAGTATTAATGGCGTAGGAACTACAGAAATAACAGCTGAGTTAGCTGGCATTAAGGCTCAAGGTACTCTAACGATAACATCTAGTGGTGCTCTGGCAATAGCTCCGGTGCCAACACGACCAGCTGCAAATGTTAAGTCTATTTATAGCGATGCTTATACTTCAGTAACTGAAAGTAGTTTTAATCCAGGTTTTGGAGGCTCAACTACGCAAACAGCTGATATTGGCCCAACAGGTCAGAAGGTAAAGTTATATACAAATAACAATTTCACAGGTATTGTTTTTAATAACACAGTAGACGCATCAACTTTAACACACTTGCATATCGATATTTATTCAGAGAAAGTAGGAACTAGTATTAATATACAAATAAGAGATGTTGGAGCAAATGGTGAGATTGAAACTAATGTTTTTACAGGGAACCCTGATGGTGATGATAAAGACAAAAGATTTGACGCAACAGGATTAACAGTTGGATCTTGGACATCTATTGACATTCCATTAAATGCAGGTCTTGACACTCAAAAAAACAACTTGGGGGCTATTATTTTGGCAGGCGGTCCAGACTTCATACTAGATAATATTTACTTCTATAAGGAATAA